A genomic window from Alkalihalobacillus sp. AL-G includes:
- a CDS encoding GIY-YIG nuclease family protein encodes MSNVTPLLQLLKNVSTSSNISELIYYIEHGKGGEIKHATKGLKKAVKINPLACQKAIPRLMENLASSGPLIRKLTLETLKEFDISDQRFDRLVFIAENDKKEENRKLAVELLKKYDKNLVEKLDPINIKKKKNENKNKKGYVYLIQEDYSYRYKIGRARSLDNRIHLFKVDLPFNIELIHYFYCENYGELELMLHKYFETKRVKGEWFDLNSKDIEWIKNGPYTPEINNLISH; translated from the coding sequence TTGAGTAATGTTACACCGCTACTTCAATTATTGAAAAATGTTTCGACTTCAAGTAATATTTCTGAATTGATTTATTACATAGAACACGGTAAAGGTGGAGAGATTAAACATGCTACAAAGGGTTTAAAAAAGGCAGTTAAAATTAATCCTTTGGCGTGTCAAAAAGCAATCCCTAGATTAATGGAAAATTTAGCGAGTTCGGGACCACTTATTCGAAAACTTACTTTAGAAACTCTTAAGGAATTTGATATTAGCGACCAGCGTTTTGACCGACTTGTGTTTATAGCAGAAAACGATAAAAAAGAGGAAAATAGAAAACTTGCGGTAGAGTTACTAAAAAAATACGATAAAAATTTAGTCGAAAAACTCGACCCAATCAATATAAAGAAAAAGAAAAACGAAAACAAAAATAAAAAAGGGTATGTATATCTCATTCAAGAGGATTATTCCTATCGGTATAAAATAGGCAGAGCCAGAAGCCTCGATAATAGAATTCATTTATTCAAGGTGGATTTACCATTCAATATTGAGCTTATACACTATTTTTATTGTGAAAATTACGGTGAACTTGAATTAATGTTACATAAATATTTTGAAACAAAAAGAGTGAAAGGTGAATGGTTTGACCTCAATTCAAAAGACATTGAATGGATTAAAAACGGACCATATACACCCGAAATAAATAATTTAATATCACATTAA